The following proteins are encoded in a genomic region of Coffea eugenioides isolate CCC68of chromosome 6, Ceug_1.0, whole genome shotgun sequence:
- the LOC113774722 gene encoding probable lactoylglutathione lyase, chloroplastic isoform X1 has translation MVRILPMASSIRPSLSSFRSAAAAGPPSRFAAPFASPSHNSCRPLSLLHLGSAVPQSLSFGLKASKLLRGEGSSTAVSAAGNIAQASTAATEENVLEWVKKDKRRLLHVVYRVGDLDRTIKFYTECLGMKLLRKRDIPEERYTNAFLGYGPEDSHFVIELTYNYGVDKYDIGAGFGHFGIAVEDVTKTVDLIKAKGGKVTREPGPVKGGKTIIAFIEDPDGYKFELLERGPTPEPLCQVMLRVGDLERAINFYEKAYGMELLRTRDNAEYKYTVAMMGYGPEDKSAVIELTYNYGVSEYDKGNAYAQIAIGTDDVYKTAEAIRLSGGKITREPGPLPGINTKITACLDPDGWKTVFVDNIDFLKELE, from the exons ATGGTGAGGATACTACCCATGGCGTCGTCCATTAGACCTTCGCTGTCTTCCTTCAGGTCTGCGGCTGCTGCAGGGCCTCCTTCTCGCTTCGCTGCGCCCTTCGCTTCGCCATCCCACAATTCTTGTCGGCCGCTCAGTTTATTGCATCTCGGCAGTG CAGTTCCACAATCTCTGTCATTTGGCCTTAAAGCATCCAAGCTGTTAAGAGGAGAGGGAAGCAGCACTGCTGTTAGCGCTGCTGGGAATATAGCGCAAGCAAGCACTGCTGCTACTGAAGAAAATGTCTTGGAGTGGGTTAAAAAGGACAAGAGAAGATTGCTGCATGTTGTTTATCGTGTTGGGGACTTGGACAGGACAATAAA ATTCTACACAGAGTGTTTAGGCATGAAGTTGTTAAGGAAACGTGACATACCTGAGGAGAGATATACAAATGCCTTTCTTGGATATGGCCCAGAAGATTCTCATTTTGTTATTGAACTCACTTACA ACTATGGAGTTGATAAGTATGATATTGGAGCTGGCTTTGGTCATTTTGGCATTGCAGTTGAGGAT GTTACAAAGACTGTAGATCTGATCAAAGCAAAGGGTGGTAAAGTTACAAGGGAACCAGGTCCTGTCAAAGGTGGCAAAACAATTATTGCATTTATTGAAGATCCTGATGGATATAAATTTGAACTTTTGGAGAGGGGTCCTACTCCTGAGCCACTATGCCAAGTAATGCTCCGAGTTGGAGATCTTGAACGTGCTATAAATTTTTATGAGAAG GCTTATGGCATGGAGCTTCTTCGCACAAGAGATAATGCTGAATATAAG TATACGGTAGCAATGATGGGCTATGGTCCAGAGGATAAAAGTGCAGTAATTGAGTTGACATATAATTATGGGGTTTCCGAGTATGACAAAGGAAATGCATATGCACAG ATAGCCATAGGAACGGATGATGTTTATAAAACTGCAGAAGCAATTAGGCTCAGTGGTGGAAAGATTACCCGGGAACCTGGACCTTTGCCTGGTATCAACACCAAGATTACTGCTTGCCTGGATCCTGATGGTTGGAAGACA GTTTTTGTTGACAATATTGATTTTCTTAAGGAACTGGAATGA
- the LOC113774722 gene encoding probable lactoylglutathione lyase, chloroplastic isoform X2 — protein MVRILPMASSIRPSLSSFRSAAAAGPPSRFAAPFASPSHNSCRPLSLLHLGSVPQSLSFGLKASKLLRGEGSSTAVSAAGNIAQASTAATEENVLEWVKKDKRRLLHVVYRVGDLDRTIKFYTECLGMKLLRKRDIPEERYTNAFLGYGPEDSHFVIELTYNYGVDKYDIGAGFGHFGIAVEDVTKTVDLIKAKGGKVTREPGPVKGGKTIIAFIEDPDGYKFELLERGPTPEPLCQVMLRVGDLERAINFYEKAYGMELLRTRDNAEYKYTVAMMGYGPEDKSAVIELTYNYGVSEYDKGNAYAQIAIGTDDVYKTAEAIRLSGGKITREPGPLPGINTKITACLDPDGWKTVFVDNIDFLKELE, from the exons ATGGTGAGGATACTACCCATGGCGTCGTCCATTAGACCTTCGCTGTCTTCCTTCAGGTCTGCGGCTGCTGCAGGGCCTCCTTCTCGCTTCGCTGCGCCCTTCGCTTCGCCATCCCACAATTCTTGTCGGCCGCTCAGTTTATTGCATCTCGGCAGTG TTCCACAATCTCTGTCATTTGGCCTTAAAGCATCCAAGCTGTTAAGAGGAGAGGGAAGCAGCACTGCTGTTAGCGCTGCTGGGAATATAGCGCAAGCAAGCACTGCTGCTACTGAAGAAAATGTCTTGGAGTGGGTTAAAAAGGACAAGAGAAGATTGCTGCATGTTGTTTATCGTGTTGGGGACTTGGACAGGACAATAAA ATTCTACACAGAGTGTTTAGGCATGAAGTTGTTAAGGAAACGTGACATACCTGAGGAGAGATATACAAATGCCTTTCTTGGATATGGCCCAGAAGATTCTCATTTTGTTATTGAACTCACTTACA ACTATGGAGTTGATAAGTATGATATTGGAGCTGGCTTTGGTCATTTTGGCATTGCAGTTGAGGAT GTTACAAAGACTGTAGATCTGATCAAAGCAAAGGGTGGTAAAGTTACAAGGGAACCAGGTCCTGTCAAAGGTGGCAAAACAATTATTGCATTTATTGAAGATCCTGATGGATATAAATTTGAACTTTTGGAGAGGGGTCCTACTCCTGAGCCACTATGCCAAGTAATGCTCCGAGTTGGAGATCTTGAACGTGCTATAAATTTTTATGAGAAG GCTTATGGCATGGAGCTTCTTCGCACAAGAGATAATGCTGAATATAAG TATACGGTAGCAATGATGGGCTATGGTCCAGAGGATAAAAGTGCAGTAATTGAGTTGACATATAATTATGGGGTTTCCGAGTATGACAAAGGAAATGCATATGCACAG ATAGCCATAGGAACGGATGATGTTTATAAAACTGCAGAAGCAATTAGGCTCAGTGGTGGAAAGATTACCCGGGAACCTGGACCTTTGCCTGGTATCAACACCAAGATTACTGCTTGCCTGGATCCTGATGGTTGGAAGACA GTTTTTGTTGACAATATTGATTTTCTTAAGGAACTGGAATGA